One Kribbella sp. NBC_00662 genomic region harbors:
- a CDS encoding GntR family transcriptional regulator produces MYERLRVDRSTTVDRVVDALRAALFAGDLEPGTPLREQPLAEALGVARSTIREAMTMLVTEGLAVREPNKGVSVAILHPDAVADICRARFVLESAGIRAWFDADEAARERVREAMRVFAATAKDGADPEALTETHLAIHRSLVALTGSERLIATADSITGEARLALARVDALRQDARQQVASHRKLIRLLERGELDECVDELRRHLEGAQESLLEAIAMPPA; encoded by the coding sequence ATGTACGAACGGCTGCGGGTGGACCGCTCGACCACTGTGGACCGGGTGGTCGACGCGCTGCGTGCCGCGCTGTTCGCCGGCGACCTCGAGCCCGGTACGCCGCTGCGCGAGCAACCGCTCGCGGAGGCGCTGGGGGTCGCCCGGAGCACGATCCGCGAAGCGATGACGATGCTGGTCACCGAGGGCCTCGCGGTCCGCGAGCCGAACAAAGGCGTCAGCGTCGCGATCCTGCACCCCGACGCGGTGGCGGACATCTGCCGGGCCCGGTTCGTGCTGGAGTCAGCCGGGATCCGGGCCTGGTTCGACGCCGACGAGGCGGCCCGGGAGCGGGTCCGCGAGGCGATGCGGGTGTTCGCCGCGACCGCCAAGGACGGCGCCGATCCGGAGGCGCTGACCGAGACCCACCTGGCTATCCACCGCAGCCTGGTCGCGCTGACCGGCAGCGAGCGGCTGATCGCCACCGCCGACTCGATCACCGGCGAGGCACGACTGGCACTGGCCCGCGTGGACGCCCTGCGGCAGGACGCGCGCCAACAGGTCGCGTCCCACCGCAAGCTCATCCGGTTGCTGGAGCGCGGCGAGCTCGACGAGTGCGTCGACGAGCTCCGCCGTCATCTCGAAGGCGCCCAGGAATCCCTCCTGGAAGCCATCGCCATGCCACCCGCCTGA